A part of Legionella sainthelensi genomic DNA contains:
- a CDS encoding MFS transporter produces MHMVDEFQEYNEVKSSLLPWMVCFAATLFFFYEFIQGNMFASIAANIMQDYRIQADKMAWLSSIYYLSNVLFLFVAGMVLDRFSIKNTLLIAMFLCVASTFLLAYSHSFYTALFCRFITGIGSAFCFLGPVRLASHWFPPRRMALVTGAIVTMAMAGGMLAQYPLTKLVLLVGWRQAVQDVGILGFAMLIVMFFWIKERPPVAIKQKAKPIDIVSAAKKAYLNTQYLRAAFYASLMNMAIAVFGAMMGTLYLEQRLDISSAQASIINGMLFLGAIIGSPLVGWISDRIGLRIVPMKVGVITSLLTLLAVLYLPVSYSTMAFLFFLLGFFTSAQVISYALVAESSSPAMTATAVSVISILTQGGYIIYQNLFSYLLTNHSGMQIINGTPIYSLSAYQYAAIILPVGLFIAFLMLFGLNETRCQQFED; encoded by the coding sequence ATGCACATGGTGGATGAATTTCAAGAATATAATGAGGTTAAATCATCCTTATTACCCTGGATGGTGTGTTTTGCTGCAACCTTATTTTTCTTTTATGAATTCATTCAAGGAAATATGTTTGCATCTATCGCTGCAAATATCATGCAAGATTATCGTATTCAAGCAGATAAAATGGCATGGTTATCCAGCATTTATTACCTTTCTAATGTATTATTTCTTTTTGTTGCAGGAATGGTCCTTGATCGTTTCTCGATTAAAAATACTTTATTAATTGCTATGTTTTTGTGTGTGGCAAGTACTTTTCTGCTTGCTTACTCCCATTCTTTTTATACAGCGCTATTTTGTCGTTTTATTACAGGTATCGGAAGTGCGTTCTGTTTTTTAGGTCCTGTCCGTTTAGCATCCCATTGGTTTCCTCCAAGACGCATGGCTTTAGTAACTGGAGCTATCGTGACTATGGCAATGGCTGGTGGTATGCTGGCACAATATCCTTTAACTAAGCTGGTTCTTTTGGTAGGATGGCGCCAAGCGGTTCAAGATGTTGGAATCCTTGGTTTTGCCATGCTTATTGTGATGTTTTTTTGGATAAAAGAACGACCTCCTGTTGCAATAAAGCAAAAAGCGAAACCAATAGATATCGTGTCCGCAGCTAAAAAGGCATATCTTAATACACAGTATTTAAGAGCTGCATTCTATGCCAGTTTAATGAATATGGCGATTGCTGTTTTTGGTGCGATGATGGGGACTTTATATTTAGAACAACGTTTAGATATTAGTTCAGCGCAAGCTTCTATAATAAATGGCATGTTATTTTTAGGGGCAATTATTGGTTCTCCGCTTGTAGGGTGGATTTCTGATAGAATTGGATTGCGAATTGTTCCTATGAAAGTAGGTGTTATTACTTCCCTTCTAACGCTGCTTGCAGTTCTTTATCTTCCTGTTTCTTATAGCACTATGGCCTTTTTGTTTTTCTTGCTAGGCTTCTTTACTTCGGCTCAAGTAATAAGTTATGCCTTGGTTGCTGAAAGCAGTTCACCAGCAATGACTGCAACTGCAGTGAGTGTTATTTCCATATTAACTCAAGGTGGTTATATTATTTATCAAAATTTGTTCAGTTATTTATTAACTAATCATAGCGGTATGCAGATAATAAATGGAACACCAATTTATTCACTGAGTGCCTATCAATATGCAGCAATTATTTTACCTGTAGGATTATTCATAGCATTTCTTATGCTCTTCGGTTTAAATGAAACACGTTGCCAACAATTTGAGGATTAA
- a CDS encoding MFS transporter, with amino-acid sequence MSQSVAVDSRAFVPRGDLMAWIVCLSAGLFFFYEFFQLNIFDVINQPLRDDFHIDATQLSWMSSAYLWADILFLLPAGVILDRFSTRTVILSAMFVCILGTVGFALTDSFILASCCHFLSGIGNAFCFLSCVVLVSHWFPPRRQALVIGSLVTMAFVGGMMAHTPFAYLYELFGWRNALLIDGAVGAVLLLWIYWIVADKPKNAPTRARLNQGQVMSGFLTALSNPQNWLAGFYTSFLNLPIMVLCALWGASYLQVAHHLPEMASSNVVSLIFMGSVIGCPLAGWLSDAQGRRKPLMIIGAIATLITLIPLFLDTTLSQFTLSIIFFALGLFTSAQVITYPLVAESNSIENTGAATGVASVIIMGGGGVGQVLFGWLIAHHAGQSVTTYTVADFQFAMWIFPITTVAALIAVLITRETYCKR; translated from the coding sequence GTGTCGCAATCTGTTGCAGTGGATTCGAGAGCTTTTGTCCCTCGTGGTGACTTAATGGCTTGGATTGTATGTCTTTCGGCTGGGTTGTTTTTCTTTTATGAGTTTTTTCAGTTAAACATTTTTGATGTCATTAATCAGCCTTTACGTGACGATTTTCACATTGATGCGACTCAATTAAGCTGGATGTCTAGCGCTTATTTATGGGCCGATATCTTATTTCTTCTTCCTGCGGGAGTTATTTTAGATCGTTTTTCTACGCGTACAGTTATTCTGAGCGCTATGTTTGTTTGTATTTTAGGCACTGTTGGTTTTGCATTAACTGATTCATTTATTTTAGCTTCATGTTGTCATTTTCTCTCTGGAATTGGTAACGCATTCTGCTTTTTATCCTGTGTCGTTTTGGTCTCACATTGGTTTCCGCCGAGAAGACAAGCACTTGTAATCGGCAGCTTGGTTACTATGGCTTTTGTAGGTGGGATGATGGCTCATACTCCTTTTGCCTATCTTTATGAATTATTTGGGTGGCGTAATGCGTTATTAATTGATGGTGCTGTAGGCGCGGTATTGTTACTTTGGATTTATTGGATTGTGGCTGATAAACCTAAAAACGCACCAACCCGAGCACGTCTTAATCAAGGGCAAGTAATGTCTGGATTTCTCACGGCATTGTCCAACCCACAAAATTGGTTGGCAGGTTTTTATACGTCTTTTCTTAATTTACCTATTATGGTTTTATGCGCTCTATGGGGAGCGAGCTACTTACAGGTTGCTCATCATTTACCGGAAATGGCATCCAGTAATGTGGTGAGTCTTATTTTTATGGGGAGTGTTATTGGGTGTCCGTTGGCTGGCTGGTTGTCTGACGCTCAGGGACGTCGTAAACCTCTAATGATCATTGGAGCAATCGCGACGCTCATCACACTCATTCCTTTATTCCTAGACACAACTTTATCGCAATTCACGTTGAGTATTATCTTTTTTGCTTTAGGGCTTTTTACAAGTGCGCAAGTGATTACTTATCCTTTAGTTGCTGAAAGTAATTCTATAGAAAACACCGGGGCAGCAACAGGAGTTGCTTCTGTTATTATTATGGGCGGAGGTGGAGTAGGACAAGTATTATTTGGTTGGTTAATTGCACATCATGCGGGTCAATCAGTCACAACTTATACCGTCGCTGATTTTCAATTTGCTATGTGGATATTTCCAATAACAACTGTTGCAGCTTTAATTGCTGTATTAATAACTCGAGAAACATATTGCAAACGCTAA